A window from Kovacikia minuta CCNUW1 encodes these proteins:
- a CDS encoding Uma2 family endonuclease, translating into MTSIVLNLKPFVELSDQQFYELCQNHRDVKFERTAQGELVIVPPVGGEGGSWEADLIGDLVYWNRPTQLGKVFSSSTCFKLPNGADRSPDVAWVALERWHQLTPEQQKKFPPICPDFVIELRSESDALEPLQQKMQEYLNNGLRLGWLVNPQNCQVELYRPNQPKQILENPTQIDGEDILPGFIFKLSTLWGY; encoded by the coding sequence ATGACTTCCATTGTTTTGAACCTCAAGCCTTTTGTCGAGCTAAGTGATCAGCAGTTCTATGAACTGTGCCAGAACCATCGTGACGTGAAGTTTGAACGGACTGCCCAAGGGGAGTTGGTGATTGTGCCACCCGTTGGCGGAGAAGGTGGCAGTTGGGAAGCAGACTTGATTGGCGATCTGGTCTACTGGAATCGACCCACACAACTCGGTAAAGTGTTCAGTTCATCAACCTGTTTCAAACTTCCCAATGGTGCCGATCGCTCCCCAGATGTGGCATGGGTTGCCCTGGAACGGTGGCACCAACTGACACCGGAGCAACAAAAGAAATTTCCACCGATTTGTCCTGATTTTGTGATTGAACTGCGTTCTGAAAGCGATGCGCTTGAGCCACTTCAGCAAAAGATGCAGGAATATCTCAACAATGGGTTGCGTCTGGGGTGGCTTGTCAATCCCCAAAATTGCCAGGTGGAACTCTACCGACCCAACCAACCGAAACAGATTCTCGAAAATCCCACACAGATTGATGGAGAGGATATTCTACCGGGGTTTATCTTCAAGCTTTCTACCTTGTGGGGTTATTAA
- a CDS encoding DUF5615 family PIN-like protein, with amino-acid sequence MIFLVDHNLGGHAEILLGNLASQGWLELLSIRFVTFKQMNLPIDSSDRVVWQIAQANQMILLTANRSMKDEDSLEQVLRDENTVDSLPVITIADADRFLADRAYRNRCVDRILEILLDIENWMGVGRLFVP; translated from the coding sequence ATGATTTTTCTCGTGGATCACAATCTTGGGGGACACGCAGAAATCCTATTAGGAAATCTTGCCAGTCAAGGTTGGTTGGAGCTACTTTCGATTCGGTTTGTTACTTTCAAGCAAATGAATCTGCCGATTGATAGTAGCGATCGAGTCGTTTGGCAAATTGCTCAAGCAAATCAAATGATTTTGCTGACTGCAAATCGGAGTATGAAGGATGAAGACTCACTAGAGCAAGTCCTTCGCGACGAAAACACGGTAGATTCACTTCCTGTCATAACAATTGCAGATGCTGACCGATTTTTAGCCGATCGAGCCTATCGCAATCGATGTGTTGACCGTATCTTGGAGATTTTGTTGGATATTGAAAACTGGATGGGAGTCGGTCGTCTTTTCGTTCCGTGA
- a CDS encoding potassium channel family protein, whose product MYVLIGGAGLVGLGLAQRLIDMGHTVAVVDVDPIACRYARERLGVMAFEGSAVSTEVLLEAGIRKADALAAVLRDDALNLAMVTLAKHYGVRHILARMRHRDFAEPYRIAGATHVINAIDLAVSTMANAIEYPQVESMMHFEQGQIEVLKLALAGNCRVVGRSVVEIAQDPRFPSGSLIIGYQPHPHMDLVIPNGNTVLEPGSTILVVTKPGSMHENFGFY is encoded by the coding sequence ATGTATGTACTGATTGGCGGCGCAGGGTTGGTTGGGTTAGGCTTGGCACAACGACTGATTGATATGGGGCATACGGTTGCTGTGGTGGATGTGGACCCGATCGCCTGTCGCTATGCCCGTGAACGGTTGGGCGTCATGGCATTTGAAGGCAGTGCTGTTAGTACGGAGGTGTTGCTAGAGGCTGGGATTCGTAAAGCCGATGCACTGGCAGCCGTTCTCCGGGATGATGCCCTAAATCTGGCAATGGTGACGCTGGCAAAACACTATGGGGTGCGTCATATCCTGGCCCGCATGCGGCATCGAGATTTTGCTGAACCTTACCGAATTGCTGGGGCAACCCATGTGATCAACGCGATCGATCTGGCGGTTTCAACGATGGCAAATGCGATCGAGTATCCCCAGGTGGAATCGATGATGCACTTTGAACAAGGTCAAATTGAGGTACTCAAGCTTGCCCTGGCAGGAAACTGTAGGGTCGTTGGTCGTAGTGTGGTAGAGATCGCTCAAGATCCCCGCTTTCCCTCTGGTTCCCTGATTATCGGTTACCAACCCCATCCCCATATGGATCTGGTGATCCCAAATGGCAATACAGTTTTAGAGCCAGGTTCGACGATTCTAGTAGTCACCAAACCTGGCTCAATGCATGAGAATTTTGGATTTTATTGA
- a CDS encoding cation:proton antiporter, with protein sequence MATGVALLSRRFRIPYVTGLVVAGLAMTEFLPSRVGLDSSLIINLFLPILLFEAAINTDISRLRSTIKPIALLAGPGVVIASGITAAVLKFGLGLGWIPALLVGVILAITDTVSVIAVFKEVPVPSRLSTIVEGESLFNDGMALVLFSLILKVNAAGSITVAEGVQELLMVILGGGLIGLIAGYLGVGLYARSDDSLSSILLTVAIALGAFQVSQEIGVSGVVAVVVAGLVVGNLEIAHTVSASSRITVLSFWEYAGFGVNTFIFLLIGLEINPEILGRTLPAVLLGVLAYQIGRFLSVYPMLAIVGWFDRAIPLRWQHVLFLGNIKGSLSMALALSLPSTLPGREELIALVFGAVFISLVGQGISLPWVVRRLKLTYTSEVQQWIESLQSQLMTAKAAQDELENLLKAGVLPKSVYEEMRASYQVKIAAAERSLRDFYNRRSEQSTTATNSHTKLDAIRRRLLLAEKSAVNDALRKRILSEEVVRSRVQAIDQQLLDLEDD encoded by the coding sequence GTGGCAACAGGGGTCGCGTTGTTATCGCGACGGTTTCGCATTCCTTATGTCACCGGACTGGTGGTAGCGGGGTTAGCGATGACTGAGTTTTTACCCAGTCGAGTGGGGCTTGACTCTTCACTCATTATTAATCTTTTCCTACCAATTTTATTGTTTGAGGCCGCGATTAATACCGACATCAGCCGTCTGCGCAGCACAATCAAACCGATCGCCCTACTGGCTGGGCCGGGTGTTGTCATCGCTTCGGGCATTACAGCAGCGGTACTAAAGTTTGGGTTAGGACTCGGTTGGATTCCGGCTCTGTTGGTGGGGGTCATTCTGGCCATTACCGACACGGTTTCAGTGATTGCCGTTTTTAAGGAAGTGCCCGTTCCCTCTCGACTCAGCACGATCGTAGAAGGAGAAAGCCTATTCAACGATGGGATGGCGCTGGTGCTGTTTAGCCTGATCTTAAAGGTGAATGCGGCAGGCTCTATCACCGTTGCAGAGGGAGTGCAGGAACTTCTGATGGTGATTCTGGGAGGTGGGTTGATTGGGCTAATCGCGGGCTATCTAGGGGTTGGATTATACGCCCGATCGGATGATTCTCTCAGCAGTATTTTGTTAACCGTGGCGATCGCCCTTGGTGCGTTCCAGGTCAGCCAGGAAATTGGTGTTTCGGGGGTGGTTGCAGTTGTCGTAGCGGGATTGGTTGTGGGCAACCTGGAAATTGCTCACACAGTTTCTGCTTCCAGCCGAATCACTGTCCTCAGTTTCTGGGAATATGCAGGATTTGGTGTTAACACCTTCATCTTTCTGCTGATTGGGCTAGAAATTAACCCAGAGATTCTGGGTAGAACGCTGCCTGCGGTGCTACTAGGAGTTCTGGCTTACCAGATCGGACGATTTCTCTCGGTTTATCCAATGCTGGCAATTGTCGGTTGGTTCGATCGTGCCATCCCCCTGCGCTGGCAGCATGTTCTGTTTCTGGGCAACATCAAAGGCTCACTGTCTATGGCGCTGGCCCTCAGCCTGCCCTCAACCCTGCCGGGGCGGGAGGAACTGATCGCGCTGGTGTTTGGGGCTGTATTTATCTCCCTGGTAGGGCAGGGGATTAGCCTTCCCTGGGTGGTTCGACGACTCAAGCTTACTTACACTTCAGAAGTCCAACAATGGATCGAGTCTCTCCAATCCCAACTCATGACTGCAAAAGCTGCCCAGGATGAACTGGAAAACCTTTTGAAAGCGGGAGTTTTGCCTAAGTCGGTTTATGAAGAAATGCGTGCCAGTTATCAGGTCAAAATTGCGGCGGCGGAGCGATCGCTGCGTGACTTTTACAACCGCCGCTCTGAACAATCAACGACAGCGACCAACAGTCATACCAAACTGGATGCGATTCGTCGCCGATTGTTACTTGCAGAAAAAAGTGCCGTAAACGATGCCCTGCGTAAACGCATTCTGTCTGAGGAGGTGGTGCGATCGCGGGTTCAGGCGATCGATCAACAACTCCTGGATCTAGAAGATGATTAG
- a CDS encoding aspartate aminotransferase family protein, with the protein MPWNGEQVAVCGMRQERNISTFVAGIATCTLGHAHPVMVEAVTQQIQTLHHVSNLYYTAAQGELAKWLVGHSCADRAFFCNSGAEANEGAIKLARKYAHTVLNIENPVIITAHASFHGRTLATITATGQPKYQKGFSPLVPGFYYVPYNDIAALERAIDELDSGGDRQVAAILLEALQGEGGVRPGDRAYFQRIREICNQKGILLICDEVQVGMGRSGQYWGYENLGIEPDIFTSAKGLGGGIPIGAMLCKSFCDVFQPGDHASTFGGNPFACSVALAVCQTLERENLLANVRDRGEQLRAGLSAIAQKYPDAIADVRGWGLINGLELKADSPLTSPEVIKITTDHGLLLVPAGPKVIRFVPPLIVTSDEVNQALETLEKAFASF; encoded by the coding sequence TTGCCTTGGAACGGGGAGCAGGTTGCCGTGTGTGGGATGCGTCAGGAAAGGAATATCTCGACTTTTGTTGCGGGCATTGCCACCTGCACCCTGGGGCATGCCCACCCTGTGATGGTGGAAGCTGTAACGCAGCAAATTCAGACCCTCCACCATGTCTCGAATTTGTATTACACTGCGGCGCAGGGAGAACTGGCAAAATGGCTGGTTGGGCATTCCTGTGCCGATCGCGCCTTTTTCTGTAACTCTGGTGCTGAAGCAAACGAAGGGGCGATCAAACTGGCACGGAAGTATGCCCACACCGTTCTAAATATTGAGAATCCGGTCATTATCACTGCCCATGCCAGTTTCCACGGACGCACCTTAGCAACCATCACAGCAACGGGGCAACCCAAATACCAGAAGGGGTTTAGTCCACTCGTGCCTGGTTTCTACTACGTTCCCTACAACGATATTGCTGCCCTGGAACGGGCGATCGACGAACTGGATAGCGGCGGCGATCGGCAGGTTGCTGCGATTCTGTTAGAGGCGCTGCAAGGGGAAGGAGGGGTTCGTCCAGGCGATCGGGCTTACTTCCAGCGGATTCGGGAAATTTGTAATCAAAAAGGGATTCTGCTGATCTGTGATGAAGTTCAGGTCGGTATGGGGCGTTCTGGTCAGTACTGGGGCTACGAGAATTTGGGGATTGAACCCGATATCTTCACCTCCGCAAAAGGGTTAGGCGGTGGTATCCCGATTGGAGCCATGCTGTGTAAATCCTTCTGCGATGTCTTCCAGCCTGGAGACCACGCCAGCACCTTTGGCGGCAATCCTTTTGCCTGTTCTGTCGCCCTCGCTGTCTGCCAAACCCTGGAGCGGGAAAACCTGCTGGCAAACGTGCGCGATCGAGGTGAGCAGTTGAGAGCAGGATTAAGCGCGATCGCCCAGAAGTATCCGGATGCGATCGCGGATGTTCGGGGTTGGGGCTTGATCAATGGCTTAGAGCTAAAAGCCGATAGCCCCCTCACCTCCCCCGAAGTCATCAAAATCACAACCGATCATGGTCTCCTGCTAGTGCCCGCCGGTCCCAAAGTCATCCGCTTCGTCCCCCCGCTGATTGTCACATCTGACGAAGTCAATCAGGCATTAGAAACCTTAGAAAAAGCCTTTGCTTCATTTTGA
- a CDS encoding photosystem II protein, Psb35-related, giving the protein MPYLVIAWVAASVLGTMAYFLGEQTKPIHGRNWRSESFEKLSASITGKEIDYSTRVPAFGDLDAYNSSILPNA; this is encoded by the coding sequence TTGCCCTATTTGGTAATTGCCTGGGTCGCTGCCTCTGTTCTGGGTACAATGGCTTACTTTTTAGGGGAGCAAACCAAGCCAATCCACGGTCGCAACTGGCGTTCCGAGTCTTTCGAGAAACTATCTGCGTCGATTACAGGTAAGGAGATTGACTACAGCACGCGGGTTCCTGCCTTTGGTGACCTGGATGCTTACAACAGCAGCATTCTGCCCAATGCATAG
- a CDS encoding Uma2 family endonuclease: protein MSQITDERVRWTTSDVDLLPDNGNRYEIIDGELFVTRAPHWKHQKATNRIANALDTWSLSTGLGETVPAPGIIFSDADNVIPDVVWVSRDRLDILLDEAGYLTGAPELVVEVLSPGVQNERRDREAKLKLYASRGVQEYWILNWQLQQVEVYRRQQAILKLVVTLLATDNLSSPLLPDFVYPVARLFI from the coding sequence ATGAGCCAGATAACAGATGAACGGGTACGCTGGACAACTTCAGATGTAGACCTGCTACCCGATAATGGCAATCGCTATGAAATTATCGATGGGGAATTGTTTGTGACCAGAGCGCCGCATTGGAAACATCAAAAAGCTACCAATCGGATCGCTAACGCCCTCGATACCTGGTCATTGTCAACGGGCTTGGGCGAGACTGTGCCTGCTCCAGGAATTATTTTTAGTGATGCTGATAATGTCATTCCGGATGTTGTTTGGGTCAGTAGAGATCGTCTGGACATTCTTCTAGATGAAGCAGGGTATTTGACAGGAGCACCCGAACTCGTTGTAGAAGTGTTGTCTCCGGGAGTGCAAAATGAACGCCGAGACCGGGAAGCAAAATTAAAACTCTATGCTTCAAGAGGCGTGCAGGAGTACTGGATTTTGAATTGGCAATTACAACAAGTTGAGGTTTATCGTCGCCAACAGGCAATTTTGAAACTAGTAGTAACCCTTCTGGCAACTGATAACTTGAGTTCCCCGCTGTTACCTGATTTCGTTTACCCAGTAGCAAGGTTGTTTATCTAA
- a CDS encoding Uma2 family endonuclease, with translation MTYVLQPDPPLPPWQTLPTMYDLPCEDPEEPGLPDEFHDWQPQLLSRTLRLNQYPSDQFFTGSDLNLYYDLSHLQWYKRPDWFLAVGVSRLYRGDLRRSYVIWQETHAPFVVVEFLSPGTETEDLGPFADSEPVTEESSEFTQEPELSIEASANGQSGEAKPPSKWEVYERILRVPYYIVFDRHSNQLRCFQLVGGHYQEQPIQPENPRLWIPELAIGLGLWQGEFAGIDRLWLRWYDAQNYWIATDTEQALEQAERERQRANQAEARLLQVAQNLLQSGMAIAQVSHLTGLSESQIQQIPGV, from the coding sequence ATGACTTATGTTCTTCAACCTGACCCACCGCTTCCTCCCTGGCAGACGCTTCCGACGATGTACGATTTGCCCTGTGAAGATCCGGAGGAACCCGGTTTACCCGATGAATTTCATGACTGGCAACCCCAACTTTTGAGCCGTACCCTGCGCCTGAATCAGTACCCATCAGACCAGTTTTTCACGGGTTCTGACCTTAATCTCTACTACGACCTGAGTCACCTGCAATGGTATAAGCGCCCTGATTGGTTTCTGGCAGTGGGAGTATCGCGCCTGTACCGGGGTGACCTGCGGCGCAGCTATGTGATCTGGCAAGAAACCCACGCTCCTTTCGTTGTTGTTGAGTTTCTGTCCCCTGGTACTGAAACGGAAGATCTTGGCCCTTTTGCTGATTCTGAACCCGTTACAGAAGAATCTTCTGAGTTCACGCAGGAACCAGAATTGTCCATAGAGGCATCCGCAAATGGGCAATCTGGCGAAGCCAAGCCGCCTTCCAAGTGGGAAGTGTATGAACGAATTCTGCGAGTTCCTTATTACATCGTGTTCGATCGCCACAGCAATCAACTCCGCTGCTTTCAACTGGTGGGGGGTCACTATCAGGAACAACCGATTCAGCCAGAGAATCCCCGTCTCTGGATTCCAGAACTGGCAATTGGATTGGGTTTATGGCAGGGAGAATTTGCAGGAATTGACCGCCTCTGGCTGCGCTGGTATGATGCCCAAAATTACTGGATCGCGACTGACACCGAGCAAGCTTTAGAACAGGCAGAACGAGAACGGCAACGCGCCAATCAGGCAGAAGCCCGGTTACTCCAGGTTGCCCAAAATTTGTTGCAGTCTGGTATGGCGATCGCCCAGGTCAGCCATCTCACCGGACTGTCCGAAAGTCAGATTCAACAAATCCCAGGGGTATGA
- a CDS encoding GAF domain-containing protein codes for MHSSESAFNSSLSQPLTVTTPPDTLEKPVRHRPSLGQRLRRLATQFPQSSEVQQLQQLVNQVDWLSYFQRCSKLLVAVIEPMTLTLRYANDYFCQLTGIVMDGSASQDEVGNLGKALQQLLSESDHAAVQGLYRRHLLHLVFRDVYQFNLQGCRLLDTPVMLSLQSPLYSEPRYIEFWLRSEQLTLTRLDSQQDEFSDLGLHQMTQVELEQKLTDPNQLRQLEQRLQLENYRVEGWLLLEGADVTERETIRRITQLLIDQDSILQAEKFQEVDRQMRSLFRASNTVILSIEANQTRLFTGAVSPELDKTIYSLDSLQNSHFLEAVETNQVLAVPDLAQDCRTEGGQKLLKLGVRSLLLIPLVPQIGSQESGAEKAEGRGQKAEGRSQEPKSIQNSRFKIQNLESTQNSSPTPHTPHPTPPTRPPVVGLVGLMSDCPNHFDAIDCRHAEQLIPAFTTALIDAQRQLVQRSFITSIHPAVEWRFLQEAERRSLGLPAESIVFTEVYPLYGISDIRGSSDERNRAIQTDLLEQFQLGLAVLESACACQETALGEQLRQDLVEHIRQLQEGVTVDAEVSCTRYLRDSLEAYFDYFVGCGEGAKIAVEAYQAACNNEHQCVYQARARYDETIGKINALLRETWDRWQVKMQSISPHYCDTEATDGIDHMIYAGQSIDPKFGNFQLCNLRYEQLRAVCDCARTAFTIQEKYHTEMQVTHLVLVQDLTVDIFHDEKTERLFDVRGTRDTRYEIVKKRIDKAIDEQTKIRITQPGMLTIVYSTNEEWEMYRQYVRYLAREGWVDDQIEQGAVQPLQGVNGLKYARVRVLPVTQ; via the coding sequence ATGCATTCTTCTGAATCAGCCTTCAATTCGTCGCTGAGTCAGCCTTTGACTGTAACGACTCCGCCAGATACGTTGGAAAAGCCCGTTCGTCATCGTCCATCGCTGGGGCAGAGGCTACGCAGGTTAGCAACCCAGTTTCCCCAGTCTTCGGAGGTTCAGCAACTCCAGCAGCTGGTCAACCAGGTGGACTGGTTGAGCTATTTTCAGCGGTGCAGTAAGTTACTGGTGGCTGTGATTGAGCCAATGACCCTGACGCTGCGGTATGCCAATGATTATTTTTGCCAACTGACTGGCATTGTGATGGATGGCTCGGCTTCCCAGGATGAGGTGGGAAATTTGGGCAAGGCGTTACAGCAGTTGCTTTCAGAATCTGACCATGCTGCGGTTCAGGGTTTATATCGCAGGCATTTGCTGCATCTGGTCTTTCGTGACGTTTATCAATTCAATCTCCAGGGGTGTCGTCTGCTGGATACTCCGGTCATGTTATCCCTGCAAAGCCCGTTGTATTCTGAACCCCGTTATATTGAGTTTTGGTTACGATCGGAACAACTCACCCTGACCCGTCTGGACTCACAACAGGATGAGTTTTCGGATTTAGGGTTGCACCAGATGACCCAGGTGGAATTGGAGCAAAAGCTGACCGATCCCAACCAGCTTCGGCAACTAGAGCAGCGGTTGCAACTCGAAAATTACCGGGTGGAGGGATGGTTGCTGCTGGAAGGGGCGGATGTGACGGAGCGGGAAACGATCCGACGCATCACCCAACTGTTGATCGATCAGGATTCCATTCTTCAAGCAGAAAAGTTTCAGGAAGTCGATCGCCAGATGCGATCGCTGTTTCGTGCCAGTAACACCGTTATCCTTAGCATCGAGGCAAATCAAACCCGGTTGTTTACCGGAGCGGTTAGCCCAGAACTGGACAAAACAATTTACTCCCTTGACTCCCTCCAAAATTCCCATTTCCTGGAAGCGGTTGAAACCAATCAGGTCCTTGCTGTCCCTGACCTGGCACAGGATTGCCGCACCGAAGGTGGACAAAAGCTATTGAAATTGGGCGTCCGATCGCTGTTGTTGATTCCCCTGGTGCCTCAAATAGGAAGTCAGGAGTCAGGAGCAGAGAAGGCAGAGGGTAGAGGGCAGAAGGCAGAGGGCAGGAGTCAGGAGCCAAAATCAATTCAAAATTCAAGATTCAAAATTCAAAATTTAGAATCAACTCAAAACTCTTCCCCCACACCCCACACCCCACACCCCACACCCCCTACGCGCCCTCCCGTCGTTGGTCTGGTGGGGTTAATGAGCGATTGCCCCAACCATTTTGATGCGATCGACTGCCGCCATGCGGAGCAATTGATTCCGGCATTTACAACGGCGCTGATTGATGCCCAGCGTCAGTTAGTGCAGCGTAGCTTTATCACCAGTATTCATCCAGCGGTGGAATGGCGATTTCTTCAGGAAGCAGAACGGCGGAGTCTGGGGCTTCCAGCGGAGTCGATCGTCTTTACGGAAGTCTATCCGTTGTATGGCATCTCAGATATTCGGGGTTCCTCTGATGAGCGCAATCGGGCGATTCAAACTGACTTGCTGGAGCAGTTTCAACTCGGTCTAGCAGTGCTTGAATCAGCCTGTGCTTGCCAGGAGACCGCGTTAGGCGAACAGCTTCGTCAGGACCTGGTGGAACATATTCGGCAACTCCAGGAAGGGGTTACGGTAGATGCGGAAGTGAGCTGTACTCGCTACTTACGGGACAGTCTAGAAGCGTATTTTGATTATTTTGTAGGCTGTGGAGAGGGGGCAAAGATTGCGGTCGAAGCCTACCAAGCTGCCTGCAACAATGAGCACCAGTGCGTTTACCAGGCACGCGCTCGCTACGATGAGACGATCGGAAAAATCAATGCCCTGCTGAGAGAAACCTGGGATCGCTGGCAGGTGAAGATGCAATCCATCAGCCCCCATTACTGCGATACCGAGGCAACTGATGGCATTGATCATATGATTTATGCCGGTCAATCGATCGATCCTAAGTTTGGCAACTTCCAACTCTGTAACCTGCGCTATGAGCAACTACGAGCCGTATGCGATTGTGCCCGCACTGCTTTCACCATCCAAGAAAAATATCACACTGAAATGCAGGTGACCCACCTGGTATTAGTTCAGGATTTGACGGTTGACATCTTTCACGATGAAAAAACGGAGCGCCTGTTTGATGTGCGGGGCACCCGTGATACCCGCTACGAAATCGTCAAAAAGCGGATTGATAAAGCGATCGACGAACAAACTAAAATTCGGATCACCCAACCGGGCATGCTAACGATCGTTTACTCGACTAACGAAGAGTGGGAAATGTATCGGCAGTATGTCCGTTATCTCGCCCGCGAAGGCTGGGTTGATGACCAGATTGAACAGGGTGCCGTCCAACCACTCCAAGGGGTGAACGGCTTAAAGTACGCTCGTGTTCGAGTTCTGCCAGTGACCCAATAG
- a CDS encoding DUF433 domain-containing protein codes for MKTITDIGTLIVETPGTCGGRPRIVGSRITVQFIVTEIKAGVTPEEILEDKPHLTLGGIYAALAYYHANKESLDAEFAAYEEECRRLEAEYKAGKML; via the coding sequence ATGAAAACGATTACCGATATTGGCACTTTGATTGTAGAAACACCGGGCACCTGTGGTGGTCGTCCTCGGATTGTTGGAAGCCGCATTACAGTTCAGTTTATTGTTACAGAAATTAAAGCAGGAGTTACTCCCGAAGAAATCCTGGAGGATAAACCCCACCTGACCCTTGGTGGAATTTATGCTGCTTTAGCTTACTACCACGCTAATAAGGAATCTCTTGATGCAGAATTTGCAGCGTATGAAGAAGAATGTCGTCGGCTCGAAGCAGAATACAAGGCAGGAAAAATGCTGTGA
- the ffh gene encoding signal recognition particle protein, translating to MKKFAGKKEVMFEALSDRLESAWKKLRGQDKISESNIKEAVREVRRALLEADVNLNVVKAFVAEVETRAQGAEVVAGVRPDQQFIEIVYNELVRVMGGENQPLAEVEPAPTIILMAGLQGTGKTTATAKLALHLRKENRNTLLVATDVYRPAAIDQLVTLGKQIDVPVFELGKDANPVEIARQGVEKAKADGINTVIIDTAGRLQIDQDMMAELAQIKATVQPHEVLLVVDAMTGQEAANLTHTFHEQIGITGAILTKMDGDTRGGAALSVRQISGQPIKFIGTGEKVEALQPFYPDRMASRILGMGDVLTLVEKAREEVDMAEAEKMQEKILSAQFDFTDFLKQTRLLKTMGSLGGIMKMIPGMNKISDDQLRQGESELKKAESMIGSMTIEERKNPDLLAGSPSRRRRVARGSGHSEKDISELVSKFQKMRTMMQQMGTGTFSGNAGNAGNGDAGDGRFSLWQSPPARMAWLFRGCQSK from the coding sequence GTGAAAAAATTCGCTGGTAAGAAAGAAGTCATGTTTGAAGCGCTCTCCGATCGCTTGGAGTCTGCCTGGAAGAAACTGCGGGGTCAGGACAAAATCTCTGAATCCAACATTAAGGAAGCCGTGCGGGAGGTGCGGCGTGCCCTGCTGGAAGCAGATGTCAACCTGAATGTGGTGAAGGCGTTTGTGGCTGAGGTTGAAACCAGGGCGCAGGGCGCTGAGGTGGTTGCGGGAGTTCGCCCCGATCAGCAATTTATCGAAATTGTCTATAACGAGCTGGTGCGGGTCATGGGGGGAGAAAACCAACCCCTGGCGGAGGTTGAGCCTGCACCCACGATCATTTTGATGGCAGGGTTACAGGGAACCGGGAAAACGACCGCAACAGCGAAACTGGCGTTGCATTTGCGCAAGGAGAATCGCAATACGTTACTGGTGGCAACGGATGTCTACCGTCCGGCGGCGATCGACCAGCTGGTGACATTGGGTAAGCAAATTGACGTTCCCGTATTCGAGCTGGGCAAGGATGCAAATCCAGTCGAGATTGCCCGCCAGGGGGTAGAAAAGGCAAAAGCCGATGGCATTAATACGGTCATCATCGACACCGCAGGGCGCTTGCAGATTGACCAGGACATGATGGCGGAACTGGCTCAAATCAAAGCAACCGTCCAGCCCCATGAGGTGTTGCTGGTGGTGGATGCCATGACTGGGCAGGAAGCCGCCAACCTGACCCATACCTTCCATGAGCAAATTGGGATCACAGGTGCCATTCTGACCAAAATGGATGGCGATACGCGGGGTGGGGCAGCCCTCTCGGTACGGCAAATCTCCGGTCAACCGATCAAGTTCATTGGTACGGGCGAAAAGGTGGAAGCACTCCAGCCCTTTTACCCCGATCGCATGGCATCCCGAATTCTGGGCATGGGTGATGTGCTGACCCTGGTGGAGAAGGCACGGGAAGAAGTGGACATGGCAGAGGCAGAAAAAATGCAGGAGAAAATCCTGTCTGCCCAATTTGACTTCACCGACTTCTTGAAACAAACCCGTCTCTTGAAAACGATGGGTTCCCTGGGCGGCATCATGAAGATGATTCCGGGGATGAACAAAATTAGCGATGACCAACTGCGGCAAGGTGAATCGGAACTGAAAAAGGCAGAGTCAATGATTGGCTCGATGACGATCGAGGAACGGAAGAATCCCGATCTGCTGGCAGGCTCCCCCAGTCGCCGCCGCCGCGTCGCCCGTGGCTCTGGTCACTCCGAGAAGGACATCAGCGAACTGGTCAGTAAGTTCCAAAAAATGCGGACCATGATGCAGCAAATGGGGACAGGGACGTTTTCCGGGAATGCCGGGAATGCCGGGAATGGAGATGCCGGGGATGGGCGGTTCTCCCTATGGCAATCGCCCCCAGCCCGGATGGCGTGGCTATTCCGCGGGTGCCAATCCAAATAA
- a CDS encoding DUF433 domain-containing protein produces MTKPPGEQTKIIRTERGLTISGTRITLYDVMDYLTAHYPPKFIRSLFDLTDNQINAALSYIEANRAEVEAEYQMVLKQSEENRKYWEERNREHFARVAAMPSKPGREALWAKLQEQKARHASEA; encoded by the coding sequence ATGACTAAGCCACCCGGTGAGCAAACAAAGATTATTCGTACAGAACGTGGGCTAACTATTTCAGGAACACGGATTACTCTTTACGATGTCATGGACTATTTAACAGCCCATTACCCGCCTAAGTTTATCCGTAGTCTTTTTGATCTGACAGATAACCAAATAAATGCTGCCCTATCCTACATTGAGGCAAATCGCGCTGAAGTTGAAGCTGAGTATCAGATGGTTCTGAAGCAATCCGAGGAAAATCGGAAGTATTGGGAAGAGCGCAATCGTGAACACTTTGCCCGTGTTGCGGCAATGCCATCCAAACCAGGTCGAGAAGCGCTTTGGGCAAAACTCCAAGAGCAAAAAGCAAGACATGCATCAGAAGCATGA